Proteins from one Desulfonema limicola genomic window:
- a CDS encoding LamG-like jellyroll fold domain-containing protein: protein MILIHRFKALMRFLLAGIIIAGFLPSAYGADAPVSYGFESGTISMTTGGDYNWSVDSSIKHTGTYSAAASAALGNNQSSYIQVSVNFPSDGAVSFWYKVSSEAGYDYLKFYIDGSKKNEWSGEKAWANAVYDVSAGTHTFKWEYTKDGSESEGSDRAWIDDISFTSPAAQPTAQAAGLTFTNVSETSASMNWTRGNGANCIVIMKAGTPVDAAPADGAGYEAQAAFGTGTEIGTGNYAVYSGAGTSMTVTGLSPGIKYYAAVYEFNGSSGSQNYLTASPPTANTVFAMPAPGNTLVFDGIDDYVEVPHSDNLMPENAVTVEAWIKADEWGSDSWSNTIAAKDGDPAGGFALRCGADGALSFVIGYHSETISWAWPEALSAPEMNTGQWYHVAGIFNGSQLKVYINGIEKNSKTVSHKISPIDRPLMIGESPGYPGRKFKGMIDEVRIWNLARTQAEIQADMYKTLSGSENGLAAYYVFDHVSGTVLSDLTANNNHGELKNMTGAAWTASGWSSGYPSVISAGISAVNADSAETGGNVINAGASPVTEKGVCWGTAQEPTTADNKIPASEAGTGSFTTSITGLAANTLYYARAYAVSAKGTSYGEEMTFTTLSPEPETAVSGVNFDSSESGSMTISWTGTAAESRLVIVKAGSPVDAFPTDGQVYTEDDSLESEPQLGNGNYIVYSGDSENSVTIEGLTADTVYHTAVYEYNGSETSVNYGPALTSAIGYGASRYYVNANAAQSGSGLSWGEAFKTIQEALKVSYQAEIWVAAGTYYPGTNREDSFYMKNNVALYGGFAGTETELYQRDYKANETVLSGDIGVPDDNSDNIKTIVRAKNSYDENGRAVVIIGDTAVIDGFTITRAYGEHGAMTLSGDPTIKNCTFIQNSGIDSGAVLSGSAKISNCLFINNTASDTGGAIRGWGTTLTGCTFIGNTAGKQGGAVWGIYIKAEGCLFTQNSAAEGGGFNGFGTFTNCTFTGNTADSRGGAINNSHSLKIYYCTIINNKAGSEGGGIYIENPGIIKNTIIANNTGEDIYAVDPPDSSNNIIETSAGSYTPGTGDIIGDQPSLNLGELADNGGPTQTYALLAGSVAINAGKFISDDPKTDQRGRSRFEDRPDIGAYEYFLPPGRALAFDGADDYVEIPNSSALMPSNALTLEAWIKADEWGEKYWSNTIAGKESDPPAGYVLRCGEGGKLSFIVSVNNTWVEAVSDAEMIPGIWYHAAGVFNGSSIKLYINGVEKASQAAAGNLTPGTSPLSMGASPAFDDRMFKGQIDEVRIWNTARTQAQLQTMMIKPLSGIEPGLAAYYTFDEPLGTRLTDITTNAGNGTLMNMSPSMAWFASDAPVGMPVITTTAASDIGYFSAQSGGNITDENGTPVTARGICWSTSPLPTIDNDKTTNDTGMGNFTGLMSPLQIGTLYYARAYASNASGTAYGTLIQFTTIDNAAPVLDTAASPALSAVNEDSGEGTGSAVAEIAGSGITDSDGAPVAAIAVTSVDNTNGVWQYSLDNGVTWNDFSDVREDKADIADKARLLDGTLTGETAQRIRFVPDADWNGTSEITFRAWDKVYGTSGTVEDASEGAAYVGGKGTFSSASDTAAIVVNPVNDAPVLNPEFNAGLVFETRAGVTDNGARVSDIIADGAISDIDNEGEAIAVTSVDNTYGLWQYSLDEGQSWNNFSGQKGSVVNFESTARLLDSENMIRFVLDNPNETVFPSFTFAAWDKSSGIAGGKADVTTGGGSSAFSAARDQSFGTAPVPGLWVGDVELNKVNFVGSKTDTQTPLPAENPFDMRILLHADINSQVNLLRHVTMMQKRFMAANEEGIQEEQVRRVLISDDSLLPNYEGIIRRDGKMVGTRLNSPSFGFDNDKNEWMVQGSIGAGLAVTGTVIHGADHPTNPFKHKFHPDHRTGYEVTRSFTIQFAPFNTDKNPESYLNELEGTYSETIEGIHKIPIHLEGTFFMKRMSAIDTLNDK from the coding sequence ATGATATTAATTCATAGATTCAAGGCATTGATGCGGTTTTTGCTGGCAGGAATCATCATTGCCGGATTCCTGCCCTCTGCTTACGGGGCAGATGCGCCTGTAAGTTACGGATTTGAAAGCGGCACTATATCCATGACAACCGGCGGAGATTATAATTGGAGTGTGGACAGCAGCATAAAGCATACAGGAACTTATTCAGCCGCAGCTTCGGCAGCCCTTGGCAATAATCAGTCTTCTTATATTCAGGTATCTGTAAATTTCCCTTCAGACGGCGCTGTTTCCTTCTGGTACAAGGTGTCTTCGGAGGCAGGCTATGATTATCTGAAATTTTACATTGACGGAAGCAAAAAGAACGAATGGTCAGGAGAAAAAGCCTGGGCCAATGCAGTATATGATGTAAGTGCCGGAACCCATACCTTTAAATGGGAATATACAAAAGACGGCAGCGAATCGGAAGGTTCTGACAGGGCATGGATTGATGATATTTCCTTTACATCGCCTGCTGCCCAGCCCACTGCACAGGCTGCGGGTCTGACATTTACAAATGTAAGTGAAACATCAGCCTCCATGAACTGGACAAGGGGAAACGGCGCAAACTGTATTGTTATTATGAAAGCCGGAACCCCGGTGGATGCTGCTCCTGCTGACGGTGCAGGCTATGAGGCGCAGGCTGCATTCGGAACCGGAACCGAGATTGGAACAGGGAATTATGCCGTATATTCCGGGGCAGGTACATCCATGACTGTTACAGGGCTTTCTCCGGGTATAAAATATTATGCTGCTGTTTATGAATTTAACGGCAGTTCAGGGTCACAGAATTATCTTACAGCAAGTCCGCCGACCGCAAATACTGTTTTTGCCATGCCTGCTCCGGGCAATACCCTGGTTTTTGACGGAATTGACGATTATGTGGAAGTTCCTCATTCTGACAATCTGATGCCGGAGAATGCGGTTACGGTTGAGGCATGGATTAAGGCTGATGAGTGGGGATCTGATTCATGGAGTAACACCATTGCGGCCAAAGACGGGGATCCGGCCGGGGGCTTTGCTCTGCGCTGTGGTGCGGACGGCGCACTCAGTTTTGTTATTGGGTATCATTCCGAGACAATTTCCTGGGCATGGCCCGAAGCCTTGTCTGCTCCTGAAATGAATACCGGTCAGTGGTATCATGTGGCAGGAATCTTTAACGGAAGCCAGCTCAAGGTGTATATTAACGGAATTGAAAAAAATTCAAAAACAGTTTCCCATAAGATTTCACCCATTGACCGTCCCCTGATGATCGGAGAATCTCCTGGATATCCAGGAAGAAAATTCAAAGGCATGATTGACGAGGTTCGTATATGGAATCTGGCACGAACACAGGCCGAGATTCAGGCAGATATGTATAAAACCCTTTCAGGCAGTGAAAACGGTCTGGCTGCTTATTATGTTTTCGATCATGTTTCCGGCACGGTTTTAAGCGATCTCACAGCAAATAATAATCACGGTGAACTTAAAAACATGACAGGAGCAGCATGGACAGCCTCTGGCTGGTCAAGCGGGTATCCCTCAGTCATAAGTGCCGGGATTTCTGCTGTAAATGCTGACAGCGCAGAAACCGGAGGAAATGTAATAAATGCGGGTGCATCTCCTGTAACTGAAAAAGGTGTCTGCTGGGGAACTGCTCAGGAGCCGACAACTGCTGATAATAAGATTCCCGCATCTGAGGCAGGTACGGGCAGCTTTACAACATCCATAACCGGTCTTGCGGCCAATACGCTTTATTATGCACGGGCTTATGCCGTATCTGCCAAAGGCACATCCTATGGTGAGGAAATGACCTTTACAACACTCTCTCCTGAGCCGGAAACTGCGGTATCAGGAGTGAATTTTGACTCGTCTGAATCCGGTTCCATGACCATTTCCTGGACAGGAACTGCGGCTGAAAGCCGTCTTGTTATTGTCAAGGCCGGAAGCCCGGTGGATGCTTTTCCAACAGACGGTCAGGTTTATACGGAAGATGATTCGCTGGAATCCGAGCCTCAGCTTGGAAACGGAAATTATATTGTATATTCAGGAGATTCGGAAAATTCTGTAACAATTGAGGGTTTAACTGCTGATACGGTTTATCATACTGCTGTGTATGAATATAACGGTTCTGAAACATCTGTTAATTACGGCCCTGCCCTGACTTCTGCAATCGGATATGGTGCGTCCCGTTATTATGTCAATGCAAATGCAGCACAAAGCGGTTCCGGTTTATCATGGGGTGAGGCATTCAAGACCATTCAGGAAGCTCTGAAGGTTTCATATCAGGCTGAAATCTGGGTGGCTGCCGGAACCTATTACCCCGGAACAAACCGTGAGGACTCCTTTTATATGAAAAACAATGTTGCTCTTTACGGCGGGTTTGCCGGAACCGAGACAGAACTGTATCAGCGGGATTACAAAGCAAATGAAACCGTTCTGAGCGGAGACATCGGGGTTCCTGATGATAACAGCGATAATATAAAAACCATTGTAAGAGCAAAGAATTCTTATGATGAAAACGGGAGGGCAGTAGTTATCATCGGCGATACTGCTGTAATAGACGGGTTTACAATTACCAGAGCATACGGCGAACACGGTGCTATGACTTTATCAGGAGATCCGACTATCAAAAACTGTACATTCATTCAAAATTCAGGAATCGACAGTGGAGCTGTACTTTCGGGCAGTGCTAAGATCAGCAATTGTTTGTTTATTAACAATACAGCATCAGACACCGGCGGTGCAATAAGGGGCTGGGGTACAACCCTTACCGGATGTACTTTTATAGGTAATACAGCAGGCAAACAAGGAGGGGCTGTATGGGGCATTTATATTAAGGCAGAGGGATGTTTGTTCACCCAGAATTCTGCGGCTGAAGGCGGAGGATTCAATGGATTTGGAACTTTCACCAACTGCACATTTACCGGGAATACTGCTGATAGCAGAGGCGGAGCAATTAATAATTCTCATAGTTTGAAAATTTATTACTGCACAATTATTAACAATAAGGCAGGTTCCGAAGGCGGCGGGATTTATATTGAAAACCCGGGTATCATAAAAAATACCATTATTGCAAATAATACAGGCGAAGATATTTATGCTGTTGATCCGCCGGACAGTTCCAACAATATTATTGAAACCTCAGCAGGCAGTTATACGCCCGGAACCGGTGATATTATCGGAGATCAGCCCAGCCTGAATCTCGGAGAGCTTGCAGACAACGGCGGGCCAACTCAGACATATGCACTGCTTGCGGGCAGCGTGGCAATCAATGCAGGAAAGTTTATCTCAGACGACCCAAAAACCGACCAGAGGGGCCGTTCACGTTTTGAAGACAGGCCAGATATCGGTGCTTATGAATATTTCCTGCCTCCTGGCAGAGCCTTAGCTTTTGACGGAGCAGATGATTATGTGGAAATTCCCAATTCATCTGCCCTGATGCCCTCAAATGCGCTCACGCTTGAAGCATGGATAAAAGCTGATGAATGGGGTGAAAAATATTGGAGCAATACAATTGCGGGCAAAGAATCTGATCCCCCAGCCGGGTATGTTCTGCGCTGCGGTGAAGGCGGAAAACTCAGTTTTATTGTCAGCGTAAACAATACATGGGTTGAAGCTGTTTCAGATGCGGAAATGATTCCCGGTATCTGGTATCATGCAGCCGGAGTATTTAACGGCAGTTCCATAAAACTGTATATAAACGGTGTTGAAAAGGCTTCCCAGGCTGCTGCCGGTAATCTCACACCCGGAACATCCCCTTTGTCTATGGGCGCATCTCCTGCATTTGACGACCGGATGTTCAAAGGTCAGATAGATGAAGTCAGAATCTGGAATACAGCCCGGACCCAGGCTCAGCTTCAAACCATGATGATAAAGCCTTTGTCCGGCATTGAACCGGGTCTGGCAGCATACTATACCTTTGATGAACCTCTGGGAACCAGGCTCACAGATATAACAACAAATGCAGGTAACGGAACCCTTATGAATATGAGCCCCTCTATGGCATGGTTTGCTTCGGATGCTCCTGTGGGTATGCCGGTAATTACAACAACAGCCGCATCAGACATAGGATATTTTTCAGCGCAAAGCGGCGGAAATATCACGGATGAAAACGGAACTCCCGTAACTGCCAGAGGAATCTGCTGGAGTACATCCCCTCTGCCAACAATAGATAATGATAAAACAACAAATGATACCGGTATGGGAAACTTTACCGGCCTTATGTCTCCGCTTCAAATAGGAACCCTCTATTATGCGCGGGCATATGCAAGCAATGCTTCGGGAACCGCTTATGGAACCCTGATTCAATTTACAACAATTGACAATGCCGCTCCGGTTCTTGATACGGCAGCATCCCCGGCTTTGTCTGCTGTTAATGAAGATAGCGGAGAAGGTACAGGCAGCGCAGTTGCAGAAATTGCAGGCTCAGGCATTACGGATTCAGATGGAGCGCCTGTTGCGGCCATTGCAGTAACATCAGTTGATAATACCAACGGAGTATGGCAGTATTCCCTGGATAACGGGGTTACATGGAATGATTTTTCAGATGTCAGAGAAGATAAAGCAGATATTGCAGATAAGGCAAGACTGCTGGACGGAACCCTGACCGGGGAAACAGCCCAGCGTATCCGCTTTGTTCCTGATGCGGACTGGAACGGAACCTCTGAAATCACCTTCCGTGCCTGGGATAAGGTTTACGGCACTTCCGGGACTGTTGAAGACGCTTCCGAAGGGGCTGCATATGTGGGGGGAAAAGGAACATTCAGTTCAGCTTCGGATACGGCAGCCATTGTTGTAAATCCTGTCAATGACGCGCCGGTTCTGAATCCTGAATTTAATGCAGGCCTGGTTTTTGAAACAAGAGCCGGTGTTACTGACAACGGAGCCAGGGTTTCGGATATTATTGCTGACGGCGCAATATCTGATATTGATAATGAAGGTGAAGCCATTGCAGTTACATCAGTGGATAATACCTACGGCCTCTGGCAGTATTCACTTGATGAGGGCCAGAGCTGGAATAATTTTTCCGGTCAAAAAGGCAGTGTGGTCAATTTTGAATCCACAGCCCGGCTACTGGACAGTGAAAACATGATCCGGTTTGTGCTGGATAATCCAAATGAAACAGTTTTTCCGAGCTTTACATTTGCTGCATGGGATAAATCTTCGGGCATTGCAGGGGGAAAAGCTGATGTAACAACAGGGGGCGGAAGTTCCGCATTCAGTGCGGCAAGAGATCAAAGCTTTGGTACTGCCCCGGTTCCAGGATTATGGGTAGGAGATGTTGAACTGAACAAGGTAAATTTTGTGGGAAGCAAAACCGATACCCAAACGCCTCTGCCTGCTGAAAATCCTTTTGATATGCGGATTCTGCTTCATGCGGATATTAACAGCCAGGTAAATCTGCTGCGCCATGTAACTATGATGCAGAAACGCTTTATGGCTGCAAATGAGGAAGGCATTCAAGAGGAACAGGTCAGGCGTGTGCTGATTAGCGATGACAGCCTGCTGCCGAATTATGAAGGCATTATCAGAAGAGACGGAAAAATGGTGGGAACCAGGCTTAACAGTCCTTCATTCGGGTTTGATAATGATAAAAATGAATGGATGGTGCAGGGGAGTATTGGCGCGGGTCTGGCTGTTACCGGAACAGTTATTCACGGGGCAGATCATCCCACCAATCCGTTTAAACATAAATTCCACCCGGATCACAGGACAGGCTATGAGGTAACACGCAGTTTTACCATTCAATTTGCCCCGTTCAATACAGATAAAAACCCGGAATCCTATCTGAATGAACTGGAAGGAACATATTCGGAAACCATTGAAGGCATTCATAAAATTCCCATACATCTGGAAGGAACTTTTTTTATGAAAAGAATGTCGGCAATTGATACCCTGAATGATAAATAA